In Bdellovibrionales bacterium, the following proteins share a genomic window:
- a CDS encoding methyltransferase: protein MIFSCDLLRGQKTGFFLDQAHNISLAKTYCLSLFRGREVRLLDLFSYVGQWSTQLGSPLAQADAKVSLFAQDASEGALQKTKNNWDQNGLTGETLKSDILQDLKNSKSESYEIVVCDPPALIKSRKDHGPGKQAYVKLNREAMRLLKPGGLFITCSCSGLLTEEDFQEALLGGARKSQSRFQWIARGSQSPDHPVLMEFPEGRYLKMWIGIKESTQ, encoded by the coding sequence ATTATTTTCAGTTGTGACCTTCTTCGAGGACAAAAAACAGGTTTTTTTCTCGACCAAGCTCACAATATCTCCTTGGCCAAAACTTATTGTCTTTCTCTGTTTCGAGGACGAGAGGTGCGGCTGTTAGATCTCTTTAGCTACGTGGGCCAATGGAGCACTCAGTTGGGGAGTCCCCTCGCGCAAGCCGACGCAAAAGTGAGTCTCTTCGCTCAAGACGCCTCTGAGGGAGCCCTTCAGAAAACCAAGAATAATTGGGATCAAAATGGGCTGACTGGTGAGACCTTAAAATCAGACATTTTGCAGGATCTTAAAAACTCGAAATCAGAAAGTTATGAGATTGTCGTTTGTGATCCTCCTGCACTGATCAAATCACGAAAAGATCACGGACCCGGAAAACAAGCCTACGTTAAGTTGAATCGTGAAGCGATGCGCCTGTTAAAGCCAGGAGGTTTGTTTATCACTTGCTCTTGTTCAGGCCTTTTAACTGAAGAAGATTTTCAAGAAGCTCTTCTCGGGGGAGCTCGGAAAAGCCAAAGTAGATTCCAATGGATCGCTCGAGGCTCTCAATCACCCGACCATCCTGTTCTCATGGAATTTCCAGAAGGTCGTTATTTAAAAATGTGGATCGGGATTAAGGAATCGACGCAGTAA
- a CDS encoding PadR family transcriptional regulator, with product MKDLKTFPDSCFIVLSILSEGEVHGYDLEKLVFNRGFRFWTQLGRSSIYNSLRMLEKVV from the coding sequence ATGAAAGATTTAAAGACGTTTCCTGATTCTTGTTTTATAGTGCTCTCCATTCTTTCAGAGGGAGAGGTTCATGGCTATGACCTTGAAAAATTGGTATTCAATCGAGGCTTTCGATTCTGGACACAATTGGGGCGATCATCAATTTACAACTCGCTCCGAATGCTTGAAAAAGTGGTTTAG
- a CDS encoding amidophosphoribosyltransferase: protein MKSWREECAVFGAWGDPEAGRMAYLGLFAQQHRGQESAGITSLAAGGRQIHHRGLGLVGDVFSAEALDKLEGAAAIGHVRYSTTGSNSTNNIQPLAAELQNGPVAMAHNGNIVNSRALRGELKKLGAIFQGTNDTECLLHLLARHPSGNLIKCLKESVLRLKGAYSLVLLAQDKLIAMRDPLGFRPLVLGQRPLEEGGFSWVVASETCAFDLIGAKYVREIEPGEIWWVDKEGEHSEIFGEKAENLAQCVFEHVYFARPDSKVFGKSVYETRKRMGEILAEESPIDADLVIPVPDSGLPAAIGYSQKSGLPFELGIVRNHYIGRTFIQPSQSIRSFGVKIKLNPQSEVLKGKRVIVIDDSLVRGTTSQKIIRLVRQAGAKEVHFRIASPPTTGPCYYGVDTPEKNELIANMKSLEGIREFIDADSLAYLTIEDMMKAVGAKRDGYCAACFDGAYPTEI, encoded by the coding sequence TTGAAATCTTGGCGTGAGGAATGCGCTGTTTTTGGAGCCTGGGGAGATCCTGAGGCCGGTCGTATGGCCTATTTGGGCCTCTTTGCTCAACAACATCGGGGACAGGAGTCAGCAGGGATCACGTCTTTAGCAGCTGGTGGGCGCCAAATTCATCATCGGGGATTGGGTTTGGTCGGTGACGTTTTTTCTGCCGAGGCTCTCGATAAATTAGAGGGCGCAGCGGCCATCGGTCATGTGAGATATTCGACGACGGGGTCCAATTCGACAAACAACATTCAGCCTCTCGCTGCAGAACTTCAAAATGGTCCGGTTGCCATGGCTCACAATGGCAACATCGTCAATTCACGAGCATTGCGTGGCGAATTGAAAAAGCTTGGTGCTATTTTTCAAGGGACAAATGATACCGAATGTTTGCTTCATTTACTGGCCAGACACCCGAGCGGCAATCTGATTAAATGTTTGAAGGAATCAGTTCTGCGCTTGAAGGGCGCCTACAGCCTGGTTTTGCTGGCTCAAGATAAACTCATTGCCATGCGTGATCCCTTGGGCTTTCGACCTCTGGTGTTGGGACAGAGGCCTTTAGAGGAAGGTGGCTTTTCTTGGGTGGTGGCCTCTGAGACTTGTGCTTTTGACCTCATCGGTGCAAAGTACGTCAGAGAGATTGAACCGGGAGAGATTTGGTGGGTAGATAAGGAGGGAGAACACAGCGAGATATTTGGAGAGAAGGCAGAGAATCTCGCTCAGTGCGTTTTTGAACATGTTTATTTTGCCCGTCCTGATTCAAAGGTATTCGGAAAAAGTGTTTACGAAACTCGCAAAAGAATGGGTGAGATCCTAGCAGAAGAGAGCCCTATCGATGCGGATCTGGTGATTCCCGTGCCTGACAGTGGTTTACCTGCTGCAATCGGCTACAGTCAGAAGAGCGGTCTGCCTTTTGAATTGGGAATCGTGCGCAATCACTACATTGGCCGAACTTTTATTCAGCCCAGTCAAAGTATTCGTTCCTTTGGAGTCAAAATTAAGTTGAACCCTCAGTCGGAAGTGCTCAAAGGTAAAAGAGTGATTGTGATCGATGATTCATTGGTCAGGGGCACAACCAGTCAGAAAATAATCCGTTTGGTGAGACAGGCAGGAGCCAAAGAAGTCCATTTTAGGATCGCTTCTCCTCCAACAACTGGTCCTTGCTATTACGGAGTGGACACACCTGAGAAAAATGAACTGATTGCAAATATGAAGTCCCTGGAAGGGATCAGAGAATTCATCGATGCCGATTCTCTGGCCTACCTGACGATCGAAGATATGATGAAGGCGGTAGGAGCGAAGCGAGATGGATATTGTGCGGCTTGTTTTGATGGAGCCTATCCAACCGAAATTTGA
- the purL gene encoding phosphoribosylformylglycinamidine synthase subunit PurL, which yields MELSAKLKRYRISQQEYLRIKELLGREPKGVEWALFSALWSEHCSYKSSKVHLKKFFNKTDRVLESFGENAGVIDLGLGERVAFKMESHNHPSYIEPYQGAATGVGGILRDIFTMNARPIALGNFLCFGDPKASRMPALIDGVVRGIAGYGNCVGVPTVTGQTEFHSSYNGNILVNAFALGLFRPGKKVVNSKARGPGNYVVYVGAKTGRDGVHGASMASESFDDNSAAKKPTVQIGDPFFEKLLIESCLEVMDKDLVVAIQDMGAAGLASSSFEMASKGGVGLTLKLDQVPLRDSSISPEEILLSESQERMLLVCEPAKFPALKEVFDRWNLDASVVGEIKTEPTVELYWHGENICTIDPDLLVENAPLYERPYQSWVDQRRENLTDRISSSVEDANDALIEALADLRGTSRNWIFRQYDQRVGGATARDCSDSVAVVRLPDSGRALGIVLGCRPYMMRWDAKQGGIDAVAYPAIELAIKGFEPLALTDCLNFGNPEKPELMSEFVASVEGMNSMCQALQAPVISGNVSFYNETLNSNVTSTPATGLVGLRPDVVDIPASHFVGAFNDIYLLRLPQLELSGQYAEAKTAQPMLGRGQIDVNRVADFVKFLTRLGREKYIKSSRIVGKYGLAYALSRMAIPQGIGAKTAGGEWYLNPRKEAESLFCEHYYEILFEVGKSDGERLKAAVKDEKMESVKLFKLGETGEDRVICGRSIDIPINELARAYSRGWEANLEILA from the coding sequence GTGGAATTGTCGGCCAAACTAAAGCGTTACCGAATCAGTCAGCAAGAGTACTTGCGGATAAAGGAGCTGCTCGGTCGTGAGCCAAAAGGAGTCGAATGGGCTCTGTTCTCTGCGCTTTGGAGTGAGCACTGTAGCTATAAGAGTTCTAAGGTTCACTTGAAGAAATTTTTCAACAAGACGGATCGCGTCCTCGAGAGTTTTGGCGAGAATGCGGGAGTGATTGATCTGGGGCTGGGAGAGCGCGTGGCATTTAAAATGGAAAGCCACAATCACCCCAGTTACATAGAGCCCTATCAGGGGGCAGCGACAGGGGTGGGCGGGATCTTGCGTGATATTTTCACGATGAATGCGCGCCCGATCGCCTTGGGAAATTTTTTGTGTTTTGGAGACCCGAAGGCTTCGAGAATGCCGGCCTTGATCGATGGAGTTGTCAGAGGAATAGCTGGATACGGAAACTGCGTAGGAGTTCCTACGGTGACGGGACAGACCGAATTTCACTCTTCTTACAATGGGAATATTTTGGTCAATGCTTTTGCCCTTGGTTTATTTCGGCCAGGCAAAAAGGTGGTGAATTCAAAAGCTCGTGGACCAGGGAATTATGTTGTTTATGTTGGAGCCAAGACAGGTCGGGATGGAGTTCATGGGGCTTCCATGGCGAGTGAGTCCTTTGATGACAATAGTGCCGCAAAAAAACCCACGGTTCAGATTGGTGATCCATTTTTTGAAAAGTTGCTAATTGAGTCATGTCTCGAAGTTATGGATAAGGATCTTGTGGTTGCCATCCAGGATATGGGAGCTGCGGGCTTGGCAAGCTCGAGCTTTGAGATGGCGTCAAAAGGGGGAGTGGGCTTGACCCTCAAATTGGATCAGGTCCCTCTCAGAGATTCTTCGATTTCTCCAGAGGAAATTCTTCTTTCAGAAAGCCAAGAGCGAATGTTGCTCGTTTGTGAGCCCGCAAAATTCCCAGCTCTAAAAGAAGTTTTCGATCGTTGGAATCTCGATGCGTCAGTTGTTGGAGAGATCAAGACTGAGCCGACTGTTGAACTTTACTGGCATGGAGAAAATATTTGTACAATAGATCCTGATCTTCTTGTTGAAAATGCCCCCCTTTACGAAAGGCCGTACCAGTCCTGGGTTGATCAGAGACGAGAAAACCTGACGGATCGGATTTCGTCTTCTGTCGAGGATGCTAACGATGCCTTGATAGAGGCTCTCGCTGACTTGCGGGGCACTTCTCGAAATTGGATTTTTCGTCAGTATGATCAAAGAGTGGGTGGTGCGACGGCTCGAGATTGCAGCGACTCGGTTGCGGTAGTAAGGCTTCCTGATTCAGGTCGAGCTCTTGGTATTGTCTTGGGTTGTCGTCCTTACATGATGAGATGGGATGCCAAGCAGGGTGGCATTGATGCCGTCGCCTATCCTGCAATTGAGCTCGCCATTAAAGGCTTTGAACCTTTGGCGCTCACAGACTGTTTGAATTTCGGAAATCCAGAAAAGCCAGAATTGATGTCTGAATTTGTCGCCTCTGTAGAGGGAATGAATTCTATGTGCCAAGCTCTTCAGGCACCAGTGATAAGCGGTAACGTGAGTTTTTATAATGAAACTCTCAATAGCAATGTGACCTCCACTCCAGCGACGGGCTTAGTTGGATTGCGTCCGGACGTCGTAGATATTCCCGCTTCCCATTTTGTGGGAGCCTTTAATGACATTTATCTTTTGCGGCTGCCTCAATTGGAGCTAAGTGGGCAGTATGCCGAAGCAAAGACTGCTCAGCCAATGCTGGGACGTGGGCAAATTGATGTGAATAGAGTGGCTGATTTTGTTAAATTTCTGACCAGATTGGGTCGGGAGAAATATATTAAGTCGTCTCGAATTGTGGGAAAATACGGATTGGCCTATGCCTTATCAAGAATGGCGATACCTCAAGGTATCGGTGCAAAAACGGCCGGCGGAGAATGGTACTTGAATCCCCGAAAAGAGGCTGAATCTTTATTCTGCGAGCACTATTATGAAATACTTTTTGAAGTGGGCAAATCTGACGGTGAGCGCTTAAAAGCCGCAGTGAAGGACGAAAAGATGGAGTCTGTGAAACTTTTTAAATTGGGTGAAACTGGCGAGGACAGAGTGATCTGCGGCCGTAGCATCGATATTCCAATCAATGAGTTGGCGCGAGCTTATTCCAGAGGCTGGGAGGCAAATCTTGAAATCTTGGCGTGA
- the purS gene encoding phosphoribosylformylglycinamidine synthase subunit PurS yields the protein MKIGVKILPRTEVLDSQGRAVEKTLSQHGKRIGACRVGKYIQLEIDEATQEGALAKAREITEFVLYNPLIESYELEVVSK from the coding sequence ATGAAAATCGGCGTAAAGATTTTGCCAAGAACCGAAGTTTTAGATAGTCAGGGTCGTGCAGTTGAGAAAACACTTTCTCAACATGGAAAGCGAATTGGAGCCTGCAGAGTGGGCAAGTACATTCAACTAGAGATCGACGAAGCAACTCAGGAAGGGGCTCTCGCCAAAGCTAGGGAGATCACGGAGTTTGTTTTGTACAATCCTCTTATTGAAAGTTACGAGTTAGAGGTGGTGTCGAAATGA
- a CDS encoding phosphoribosylaminoimidazolesuccinocarboxamide synthase, translating to MNYKKGEFLYEGKAKRIFQVKGENNLLWLEFKDSLTAFNAQKKGSFEEKGVVNKRIALLTFRYLKSRGIPSHVVADLSEREMVCEKLSIIPLEVVVRNWLAGSTAKKFGLDEGTALEQPLVEFYYKKDELNDPFVSDDQALMLKTVEKQETLNELKIKALEVNRALSDFFKAIGIRLIDFKIEFGFDKNGKILLGDEITPDSCRLWDLATLEKLDKDRFRRDLGKVAESYLEVLNRITGYWEEQL from the coding sequence GTGAATTATAAAAAAGGTGAGTTTCTTTACGAGGGAAAGGCCAAGAGGATTTTCCAGGTTAAGGGTGAAAATAATCTTTTGTGGCTTGAGTTTAAAGACTCCTTAACGGCATTCAATGCTCAAAAAAAGGGCTCGTTCGAGGAAAAAGGGGTGGTCAACAAGCGGATTGCGCTCTTGACTTTTCGATATTTGAAATCGCGCGGTATACCCAGTCATGTTGTGGCTGATTTGAGTGAGCGCGAGATGGTTTGTGAGAAGCTTTCGATTATTCCTCTTGAAGTTGTGGTGCGAAATTGGCTGGCGGGCTCTACTGCCAAGAAATTTGGCCTTGATGAGGGGACTGCTCTCGAACAGCCGCTGGTAGAATTTTATTATAAAAAGGACGAGTTAAATGATCCTTTTGTCAGTGATGACCAGGCCTTGATGCTCAAAACTGTTGAGAAGCAAGAAACCCTGAATGAATTAAAAATCAAGGCTCTCGAAGTGAACAGGGCACTCAGTGATTTTTTCAAAGCGATTGGAATTCGTCTCATCGATTTCAAGATCGAATTTGGATTTGATAAAAATGGAAAGATCCTATTGGGTGATGAGATCACTCCGGACAGTTGTCGCTTATGGGATTTGGCCACTCTAGAAAAACTTGACAAGGATCGGTTTCGTCGTGATTTGGGCAAGGTTGCGGAGAGCTATTTAGAGGTTCTCAATCGAATTACCGGGTACTGGGAGGAGCAGTTATGA
- a CDS encoding adenylosuccinate lyase yields MISRYSRPEMSENWSLQHKFESMLKVEIAVAEIQADLGIIPKQAAVDIRKLARFDLKRIDEIEATTKHDVIAFVSCVAENIGESGRYVHYGLTSSDVLDTALSLQISTAGDILVRSMNRLEASLGRLIDEHQNTLCSGRTHGMHAEPTSFGFKMAGFAAELKRNQSRFERAVANCAVGKLSGAVGTYSTQPPEVEEGVCRKLGLQAETLATQVIPRDRHAEVFFALAMIGTGLERLAVELRHLQRTEVSEVVEGFSPGQKGSSAMPHKKNPISSENITGAARLLRSYLQSAMENVALWHERDISHSCVERVTFPDAFILCDYVVDRMSGVLDGLFVDSKRMLSNMDMSAGHLFSSHALLALVDGGLTREEAYRLVQAHAHKLKFGQKLKESLLEDKEVTDRVPRNKLDEIFSGNTHREAILKVIARVRAQIIRKHK; encoded by the coding sequence TTGATTTCTAGATATTCCCGGCCGGAGATGAGCGAAAACTGGAGTCTTCAGCATAAATTTGAATCGATGCTAAAGGTCGAAATCGCTGTCGCCGAGATTCAAGCAGACTTGGGTATCATCCCAAAACAAGCAGCTGTTGATATTCGAAAATTGGCGCGATTTGATCTGAAACGAATTGATGAAATTGAAGCGACGACCAAGCATGATGTCATTGCCTTTGTCTCGTGCGTCGCAGAAAATATCGGAGAGAGTGGTCGTTATGTTCATTATGGATTGACCTCCTCAGACGTTTTAGACACGGCTCTCAGTCTTCAGATTTCTACCGCTGGGGACATTCTCGTTCGCTCAATGAATCGATTGGAAGCCTCTCTTGGGCGATTGATAGACGAGCATCAGAATACCCTTTGCTCAGGGCGGACTCATGGAATGCACGCCGAACCCACCAGCTTTGGATTTAAAATGGCTGGTTTTGCTGCTGAATTGAAACGCAATCAGAGTCGTTTTGAAAGGGCTGTTGCAAATTGCGCAGTAGGAAAGCTGAGTGGAGCTGTTGGGACCTATTCGACTCAACCACCGGAGGTTGAGGAGGGGGTGTGTCGCAAACTGGGCTTACAAGCGGAGACTCTTGCAACTCAGGTGATTCCTCGTGATCGTCACGCGGAGGTTTTCTTTGCCTTGGCGATGATTGGAACGGGTCTGGAACGATTGGCCGTAGAACTCCGTCATCTTCAAAGGACCGAGGTGTCGGAGGTTGTGGAAGGCTTTTCACCAGGTCAAAAGGGTTCAAGTGCCATGCCTCATAAGAAGAATCCGATTAGTTCCGAGAATATTACGGGAGCCGCACGCTTGTTGCGCAGTTATTTGCAGTCCGCAATGGAAAACGTCGCCCTTTGGCACGAGAGAGACATCAGTCATTCTTGTGTTGAGAGGGTCACCTTTCCCGATGCTTTTATTCTCTGTGATTACGTGGTTGATCGTATGTCTGGCGTTCTTGATGGTCTTTTTGTTGATTCAAAGCGCATGTTGTCCAACATGGACATGTCGGCGGGACATTTATTTAGTTCCCATGCCCTCCTCGCTCTTGTTGATGGCGGACTCACGAGGGAAGAGGCTTATCGGTTGGTGCAGGCCCACGCTCACAAATTAAAGTTTGGGCAAAAGCTAAAGGAAAGTTTACTCGAGGACAAAGAAGTGACAGATCGAGTGCCAAGAAACAAATTGGACGAGATCTTTTCTGGAAATACGCATCGTGAGGCTATTCTGAAAGTAATTGCTCGAGTGAGAGCCCAGATAATACGGAAGCACAAGTGA
- a CDS encoding phosphoribosylformylglycinamidine cyclo-ligase yields the protein MTMDYKTAGVDIEAGDALVTWLKANQPSRLPHQERIVSGIGGFAALFRGSFPEMESPCLVSCTDGVGTKVKLAVQYGGYEQVAQDLVAMCVNDMICSGAQPLFFLDYYACGRLDLENAKLFLKGVQNACLQSDCLLIGGETAEMPGVYKPEDFDCAGFSVGVVDEAKVLGAHRVQFGDRVIGVSSSGFHSNGFSLLRRIFERDLDSWADRLLIPTALYVRLAKELNQIPGIRAYAHVTGGGMDNLLRVVSEGSVLSLKTWEVPEPFLEVKRRGKMEWKNLLSTLNCGIGLVVYVSSESEFQAHKLICQHGFKSFSLGTVEEGESGSASRWTFKEAEFTEQL from the coding sequence GTGACGATGGATTATAAGACGGCCGGCGTCGATATTGAAGCTGGGGATGCCTTGGTCACTTGGCTTAAAGCAAATCAGCCCTCACGTTTGCCTCATCAGGAGCGTATCGTGTCAGGAATCGGCGGATTTGCTGCTCTTTTTCGGGGTTCATTTCCAGAAATGGAATCACCCTGTCTGGTCAGTTGCACAGATGGCGTTGGCACCAAAGTAAAGCTGGCTGTTCAGTATGGGGGTTACGAGCAGGTTGCTCAGGATCTCGTCGCTATGTGTGTCAATGATATGATTTGCAGCGGAGCTCAGCCTCTCTTTTTTTTGGATTATTACGCTTGTGGTCGTTTGGACCTCGAAAATGCAAAGCTCTTTTTAAAGGGAGTTCAGAATGCCTGTCTTCAGTCAGATTGCCTTCTGATCGGCGGAGAAACAGCTGAAATGCCAGGTGTTTACAAACCTGAGGATTTTGATTGCGCGGGTTTTAGCGTCGGAGTTGTGGATGAAGCTAAGGTTTTGGGCGCTCATCGGGTGCAGTTTGGAGACCGGGTCATAGGTGTCTCAAGTTCTGGTTTTCATTCCAACGGATTCTCACTTTTGCGCAGGATTTTTGAGCGAGATTTGGACTCTTGGGCGGATCGACTTCTTATTCCGACAGCGCTCTACGTTCGTTTGGCAAAAGAGCTCAATCAAATTCCAGGGATTCGGGCCTATGCTCACGTTACGGGCGGAGGGATGGACAACTTGCTACGGGTTGTTTCGGAAGGTTCAGTTCTTTCACTGAAAACCTGGGAAGTTCCAGAACCCTTTCTCGAAGTCAAAAGGCGCGGAAAAATGGAATGGAAAAATCTTTTGAGCACACTGAATTGTGGCATTGGGTTAGTTGTCTATGTTAGCTCAGAGAGTGAATTTCAGGCACACAAACTCATTTGCCAGCACGGTTTTAAATCCTTTTCTCTGGGCACCGTGGAAGAGGGAGAATCAGGCTCGGCATCTCGGTGGACTTTTAAAGAGGCTGAATTTACCGAGCAGCTTTAG
- a CDS encoding outer membrane beta-barrel protein, with amino-acid sequence MAHGESFKYWSRLLFLMLLTMLLPSLRALADENWVGLLRDSPQWGLQPPPAAALKPLYAQAEADDSYDPFADYSEFDEASDEEADINFFRNGRFFTLGFIGGYRSFTETLGQIYSAAPDFGLFLNYFFDLRFSMQLSFLTGDHTINFISPAKTQVIGTAAITAIGIDLKYYLNTQNVTRGLARFNPYLIGGFSQVYRTATIAGISAFSKEGALGFDLGAGIEIPMMRNKMFLGFQGSYHLVNFKDENSEINLAGGEKTGIYPTGDFFNLAVILGINY; translated from the coding sequence TTGGCTCACGGCGAAAGTTTTAAATATTGGAGCCGCCTGCTATTTCTTATGCTACTCACGATGCTCCTTCCATCTCTCCGTGCCTTGGCCGACGAGAATTGGGTTGGACTGCTCAGAGATAGTCCTCAATGGGGGCTTCAGCCTCCTCCCGCTGCTGCGCTCAAACCACTGTACGCTCAAGCCGAAGCGGACGACAGCTACGACCCATTTGCAGATTACAGCGAGTTTGATGAAGCCAGCGACGAAGAGGCCGACATCAACTTTTTTCGCAATGGTCGATTTTTCACTCTCGGCTTTATTGGAGGCTATCGAAGTTTTACCGAAACTCTTGGCCAAATTTATTCGGCGGCGCCTGATTTCGGTCTCTTTCTCAATTATTTTTTTGATCTGCGCTTTTCCATGCAGCTTTCTTTTCTGACTGGCGACCATACCATCAATTTTATCTCTCCCGCTAAAACTCAGGTGATCGGGACGGCGGCCATTACCGCCATTGGTATTGACCTCAAATACTATTTAAACACTCAAAACGTCACACGAGGGCTCGCCCGATTCAACCCCTACCTTATCGGTGGTTTTTCCCAAGTCTATCGGACGGCTACAATTGCGGGAATCAGTGCCTTTTCGAAGGAGGGGGCTCTGGGTTTTGATTTAGGCGCAGGTATAGAAATCCCAATGATGCGCAATAAAATGTTTCTCGGATTTCAAGGAAGCTACCACTTAGTCAATTTTAAAGACGAAAACTCGGAAATCAACTTAGCTGGCGGAGAAAAAACTGGAATCTACCCAACCGGGGATTTTTTCAACCTCGCTGTCATATTGGGAATCAATTACTAG